gccccccgcggccccccgaCTCTCCCAGTCGCCTTCTCACACGTGACGGTAACGTCAAGCAGAAATACTTCCCCGCTAACGCGCCTGGAAAACTTCTGTTGGCAGGGAGGGTggaaagtgggggggggggggggaaccttGTCATGGGTGGCAAGGGACACCAGATCCTTTGGGGACAAAGGTGCCCTGGCCCCTCGCCCGGTCATGGGGACAAGGAgaagctccagcacctgcagcttTGCTTCCCCAGGGGAGAGCAGGGACCGACCCCTCGGCCAGCAGCCATTACAGAGCCAGGGCCTCGCCTCAGgcacccttccctccctgcatcATTCCTACCAACATAAGGTCACACCACAACATAaagtaagtaatttttatttaaaaaaaacaaattgggggaaaggaaaacacacaaacaaaaaatacagccaCAGAAAGTATAAACTTCACTTGTACTAGTGTTACCTATCGAAGCAAATACCAAAGAAAGGGATACAGGGGTATTCTGTAAAAACTGATACAGCTTCCAAATGAACAAGGCACTTCACTTCCATTAAAGGGATTACGAAGTCAAAGATGGACTGGAAACCCAGAAGTGCGAAGTCCAACCTCGTCTTCATCCTGGAAGTCTCAAATGTTTGGAAGTCCCAAAAGTTATTTTCAACAGTGGCTAGAAACTTTGATTTGCTCCTATGAAGGTAAAGCAAAAAACTCCCTGTTTGAAGATCTTAAATAACTAGCAACCATCAGCCCATCAACTGGCACATCTTGATGAACAAACCTTTGCTACTGCCATCAGCTGGTACCACAAAGTTTATGGTCATCACAGCTCACCTGTCATCCAAGTGATTAACACAGCCAGTATGAATCTAAAAGCCTACAGTTTTCCTCTAAACACCTACAGTTTTCCTCTAAACGCCAACAAAAAGCTCAGAGCATGACCAGAGCCTCGGTCACagtctcccctcagctgctggcaggattTACCCCAAAATCTTGAGATTATGGATACATCAAAGTAACACTTCTGACAGTGTACAGTCTTTGCAGCGCCAACAGGCCATACTTCTAATAAATCTCCTAATCTGTAGCAAAAAGCTAAAACCAAAAGCATCTGCCTTTTCTCCCATGGAGTCAGCTCTACACCCCCCAAATATGAAATCTGGATGCACACAGCAGGAGGCAAAGAAGTGGGAGGAAGTGCAGCAGGGTATTTACAAAAGCTGAACAGCTTCACCTGTAGGAATTGACAACCCTTCACAAGAGCCTGAAAATATATTCCCATTACAACAACGAACAcaatagaactttttttttctttgcttcaaaCTAGGCTGAGACCTGTTCAAACAGCAGAGAAGTTGTCCATGTAACACTCCAAtctgctctttaaaaaacacttaaaaaaatataacatcTCTGAAAGTTTGGTCATTTGTTCCTTGATCAATATCCAAAGAGTAATTCTCAGGTCAGCAAAAGTTTTTCAGAAACGAGACAACCCCTGAAACAGGGGCTGTTTCCAAACATTAGACCCTGCAAGCCTCTGCGCGCAGCTCAGAGTGCTCTCCAGTCAATGGGCTTCTTGCCCGATTTCTTGAGCAATTCATTTGTCTTCGAGAAATGTCGACAGCCGAAAAACCCTCTGTTGACAGAGAAAGGTGAGGGATGAACCGTCTGCAGGACGTGGTGACGTTTCTGTAAAGCGTTAGAAACCGCTCGTTAGATTTGCATGCTTTCAGCTCCCTGGACAAGGCTGGCTGCTTCTGCCCTGACCAAGCAGGTGTGATTTCCCCTCTACACCTCCTCAGCCACCAGCCTGAAGACCCAAAAAACTGGCCACGAGGACCGAGACTTTTGTCCCACTGAGCAGATGAGGACAGACTATGTAAAGCAGCAGTAATACCCTGGCCATTTTTCAATTGCTGTAATCCTAAACACAAAATTTATACTTATTTATGAgctttttcctagaaaaaaaaacagttctgtCCTCAGCTGGATACTTTTCTGACAACAGAAGATTTTACTTGCTCCACTTTTGTTGCTTAATTCTGGCAAAGGCTAAGCTGGAACAGAAGGGCGACTAAAAAAAATTTGACAGCAGAGTTCAAGCACAGAGAAAACCCCAACTCTGTAAGGGAAGTGCCCTCTAGTGTCCAcccaactgaagaaaaaaattagtgagAGGGAAGAGATGAGGAGTAGTAACCTATACCCTGTCAATGGAGCTGCCTTTCTTCTGGGCATAGGCTCCCCACAGCATGAAGACAACCCCGTGCAAGTTCTTGTTGAGCCAGGACACCACCACGTCCGTGAACTgctcccagcctctctccttGTGGGAGGTGGCCTGGTGAGCTCGCACGGTGAGGACAGCATTGAGCAGGAGCACTCCTAGCAAACAAAGCACATACACAGAggatgaaacaaacaaaaaaaaaaaaaatcaagcattaactgctttttcctgcttcccCTGAGAAATTATAAGTTAAATTTTCATTCTAAGGTACCCACTAAGCAACAGGCactcagaatttattttctcttttacagaTGGACTGTTTCCAACCATGGATCTTTCTTCTAGCTAGGCTTCTTCGTGACCTGTAGTGGACACATTACTGGAGTGTCTATTAACTCACCTTGCTTGGCCCAGCCAGTTAGATCACCATGACCAGGATGAGTGAAGTCCTCAATATCTGTGGACAGttctctgtaaatattttctaaactgTAAACAAAAACACCAGAAGATTTTAAATATGCACACTTAAAGATAAGAGCAAACAGCACCACTTACTGCTCTTGCACTAGACAAGAAGAGGATTGATTTTAATCTTATCTTATAATAAAGCCGTTTGTAGAAGCAGGGTAACAAGGAGCCCCCTTCGCGTGCCTGGATAGAAGCTTAATGAGATGGTCTCAGCACAATTGAAAAGCCAAGTTTATGTCCAGCATGCTCTTCAGAATACCAAACTATATACAATTATCCACCTTTTGCAGTGATGTTTTTTCTAGGCAATGCACAACTCAAATGTCAATAGTTGCAACGCATTTCCTATCACTTATCTGACTCATGGCCATAAGTAACACAACTGCAAATGATTTGTAAACAAAAGAGATTTTGCAAATTGAGATCTGTCATACCTtgggggaggaggaacaggCTTCTGGACACTGAAACAGAGCCCATGAGCTTGGTTAGGTCCATGATATGGATCTTGTCCCAAAATGACAACCTTTACCTGAAAGCAGACCTTTGTTAGCACTGAATTATAATCAGTATTATTCgcaaaagagggaaggaaaaaaaaaagaaaaaagcttataCGTGAGCTTTAttctaaaacaaacacacaggcaaaaaaaccccaaaccccaggaGCTGGATTTAAATCACCGACACCTCATTATACACAAGTTAAAGAACACAGTCCCTACCTAAGGATTAACATCACCACAGCTTTGCTGCCAAGATTATGaagatattattattatgaagACCAATGTTTTCAAAGAGCTACAATAAAACACCTTGTTAACGTACCTTCCAAGTAGATTTCCTCACGTTTTAGTTTTATGTCACACCTCCTGTGATATTTTTGACACAGCTTATTGGCAATGGGATTACCttaaacacttattttttttaattatagttCATCACAgatcagttaaaaaaacaagagaTATACGAGATCCAAAAATCAAGTACTATATTAAATTGGTAACACTGGAAATAAGGTCAAAAGTCCGACTaaagttttaaaggaaattctGTGGCCAGTGAGGGTAATAAAACAATAACGCCACGGTTCAGTATCAGAGATGAAAGAGAAGCCA
This sequence is a window from Pelecanus crispus isolate bPelCri1 chromosome 11, bPelCri1.pri, whole genome shotgun sequence. Protein-coding genes within it:
- the UNG gene encoding uracil-DNA glycosylase isoform X2 gives rise to the protein MIGQKTLHSFFSAAPAKKRGRSPEPGGDSEVSAAKKAKAAGDEAGKASPLSPEQLERIRRNKEAALQRLAERNVPPGFGESWRQQLAGEFSKPYFIELMAFVAEERKRYTVYPPPDQVFTWTQMCDIRDVKVVILGQDPYHGPNQAHGLCFSVQKPVPPPPSLENIYRELSTDIEDFTHPGHGDLTGWAKQGVLLLNAVLTVRAHQATSHKERGWEQFTDVVVSWLNKNLHGVVFMLWGAYAQKKGSSIDRKRHHVLQTVHPSPFSVNRGFFGCRHFSKTNELLKKSGKKPIDWRAL
- the UNG gene encoding uracil-DNA glycosylase isoform X1, yielding MAVAVLPLLARRLGRGSPRPLCSRLLARRFQVSAAKKAKAAGDEAGKASPLSPEQLERIRRNKEAALQRLAERNVPPGFGESWRQQLAGEFSKPYFIELMAFVAEERKRYTVYPPPDQVFTWTQMCDIRDVKVVILGQDPYHGPNQAHGLCFSVQKPVPPPPSLENIYRELSTDIEDFTHPGHGDLTGWAKQGVLLLNAVLTVRAHQATSHKERGWEQFTDVVVSWLNKNLHGVVFMLWGAYAQKKGSSIDRKRHHVLQTVHPSPFSVNRGFFGCRHFSKTNELLKKSGKKPIDWRAL